The DNA segment GATGGGCGTGTTGTGGATGCGGTCGCACGCCACCGCCGTGGCCATCATGGCCGACAAGGTGTCGTCGATGCCGGCGGCGAGGCAGGGCTCGACGCGGTGCTGCCGCACGCACTGGCCCAGGTCTTCGCCCATGCGCATCATCAGCAAGGCGGGCGCATTGGTGGTGCGCTGCAGGTCGGCGAGCTCTGCCGGGCGCAGCCACGCGGGGTCCAGGCCGGTGGCGGCGCTGGCGCCGCGTAAGCGGTTGCGCAGCGCGTACGCGTAGGCAATCGTGCGGGAGATCATGCGCACGCGCGCGTCGTTCAGGCCCGCCGGCTTATGGCCGGCGCTGTCCGGCACGTTGTCGGCGATCAGGCTGAGGCATTGCCGTGCCAGGTTGTGGCTGCGCACCACCAGCTCTCCCCACAGCTTGCGCCCTTCCCAGAAGCGATCGTAGGCGGCGGTATTGCGAAAGCCCAGGAAGATGGCCAGCGGCAGGCCGATCAGCGTGAAGGGGATGGCGGTGAGCGTGATCTTGTGCTGGAAGAACGCGCCGTGGCTGAGCGTGACGGCAACCGCTACCAGCAAGTTCACCAGCAGCACGCGCCAGATGCGCGACAGGATCGAGCCTCGCAGGACCAGGAACAACCTCGGTCCCGATGGGCGGTCTCGCACAATCATCTGTGATCCCCTGGCATTGCGGCACGGCATTCCGTCGATGGGCAGAAGTGTACATTTTTCGCCTCGGGCGGTGGGGTGCGGGCTGCGCCGCGGCTCAAGTTTCCGGCGAAACGGCCGATGGTGTTGTGTGCGTCGGAAAGGGACCAAGATCCCGCGGCGCATCAATGACATCCCCGGCTTCAAAGGCCTGCCTGGCAGGCCACGGGCACCGGGCGGCCGCGCCATGGCGCAGCGGCGGCGCGGCACTGCCAAGGCCGGGATTGCGGACGACCCCGAGGACGGGGCGGAGCCGTCCGGACATGATCCATCAATGGAACAACCGAATGGAAAACCGGGGACAAGACACAGGGGACGGCGGCTTACGGGTTAGCCTGGACGACAGCGCGCGGCAGCTGCGCGCGGCGTATGCCGCCATGCCGGGCCGCATGGCGCCGGACCGCGCCGCGCTGCAAGAGGCGCTGGCCAGGGGCGGCTGGGCGCAGGCGAAACTGGACACCGCCGCAATCGGCACCTTTCTCGCGCAATGCCAGCGCGCCACCGAGGGGACGCCCGTGGAGGCGCTGATCGGCGAGCTGACCGACGGCTACTTCGATCTCAGCGTCAGCAGCGACAACTTGAGCGTGCGGCTCAACCTGCTGCCGCCGCAAGGCGGGCGCGAGGTGTCACGCGACGAGATCCGTGCCGCGCTGGCCGAGCGCGGCATCAAGGCCGAGCCGGACAGCGCCGCCCTGCGTGGCGCGGTCGAGGCGGGCTATTGCGACGGGCTCGAGATTGCCACGGGACGCGCGCCGCTGCCCGGCATGCCGGCGCGCTTCGAGAGCCTGCTGGCCCCGCCCAAGCCGCTGGTTGCCGAGGACGAAAGCGGCCGCATCGACCTGCGTGACCTGGGCACGCTGTTGCTGGTCAATCCCGGCACGCCGT comes from the Cupriavidus basilensis genome and includes:
- a CDS encoding bestrophin family protein; this translates as MIVRDRPSGPRLFLVLRGSILSRIWRVLLVNLLVAVAVTLSHGAFFQHKITLTAIPFTLIGLPLAIFLGFRNTAAYDRFWEGRKLWGELVVRSHNLARQCLSLIADNVPDSAGHKPAGLNDARVRMISRTIAYAYALRNRLRGASAATGLDPAWLRPAELADLQRTTNAPALLMMRMGEDLGQCVRQHRVEPCLAAGIDDTLSAMMATAVACDRIHNTPIPFSYTLLLHRTAYLYCFLLPFGLVDTIGFVTPVVVAIVAYTFFGLDALGDELEEPFGSSANDLPLDALCRAIEIGMKEALGETELPPPLVPVDYCLL